A part of Rhipicephalus microplus isolate Deutch F79 chromosome 8, USDA_Rmic, whole genome shotgun sequence genomic DNA contains:
- the LOC142768313 gene encoding uncharacterized protein LOC142768313: MCSKDSNDSETEIKLALMSINQKLERLMPLTKKVESIEESLTFISTKFDEFEQKFCHQEADLKDIKKKVSELEKKDDLNQVICAQLEKEMHDLEFRSRQLNLELHGIREVANENLMVTLNDVADKLQVPHLMESDVANVHRIPAKHGKVPGIIVRFTKQAIRDQWIRNKKNLKDSHPPIFMQENLTRRNRELLQATKECAKDKGYKFVWYLNGKVLVRKSEGVNAVHVKGKSDLEHL; this comes from the coding sequence ATGTGCAGTAAAGACAGTAATGATTCTGAAACAGAAATTAAGCTTGCCCTCATGTCAATTAACCAGAAGTTAGAACGGCTGATGCCCCTGACAAAAAAAGTTGAAAGCATTGAAGAGTCTCTTACCTTCATATCTACAAAGTTCGATGAATTTGAGCAAAAGTTCTGCCATCAAGAAGCCGatttaaaagacataaaaaaaaaggtgtctgaGCTTGAAAAAAAAGATGACCTAAATCAAGTAATCTGTGCCCAACTTGAAAAAGAGATGCATGACCTTGAATTTAGAAGCAGGCAGCTAAACTTGGAACTGCATGGTATTAGAGAAGTAGCAAATGAGAATCTTATGGTCACATTAAATGATGTAGCTGACAAACTTCAAGTGCCTCACTTAATGGAATCGGATGTTGCGAATGTTCATCGAATTCCTGCAAAACATGGCAAGGTGCCAGGCATCATTGTCCGCTTTACAAAGCAAGCGATAAGGGACCAGTGGATCAGGAATAAAAAGAACCTTAAGGATAGCCACCCACCAATTTTCATGCAAGAAAATCTGACACGCCGCAATAGAGAACTGCTCCAAGCAACGAAAGAATGCGCCAAAGATAAAGGCTACAAGTTTGTTTGGTATCTCAACGGAAAAGTTCTCGTTCGGAAAAGCGAGGGAGTAAATGCCGTGCATGTGAAGGGAAAGAGCGACTTAGAGCACCTATAG